In Candidatus Eisenbacteria bacterium, a genomic segment contains:
- a CDS encoding PQQ-binding-like beta-propeller repeat protein encodes MRVLILGLSVLCLSAPAFAWRVRVSGTPDPGRVNAIATTSAGDVVAAGRFGTTAAGDDGIAVKLGSADGVEAWRAVIAGSAGGNDILRDVLVMSGGDVVVLGQVANTNLGNDGVVARLVGTTGGTTSPGWRVDLDGGSAGADNVRDGALFGDDVIAVGSSTRPDAKGPFTVWRLAAADGAIVWHSHIDGAGGVARVVATAADAIYVAGHVTGAAGTDIVVARLDPATGDVGWHVVLTGSGHTGDAVEAIALAGTRVVVAGELNGTTTSPDVVIAALDAATGTESWRGTLDGTAADANDTDGVLGLAVAPDGGVVAAGSLANTGMATDAFVTKRDPADGRELWTTQIDGPAHRTDDARALAIDADGDVVIAGRIRSATNDFATLKLDGATGTETWRDLLDGQAAAADQALAVAIDAAGHVAAGGFTNNGAGADELTVVKLASATGGSFPCGDGHQDAGEACDDANLALGDGCRPNCTPEICGDGIRDPQEACDGGLDTPNDCCSASCEIVGDGLPCDDGNACTTEDVCQSGTCTGGDPIVCPPTDAPCEESACNAATGQCHDRPKAGGSACDDGNACTAGDHCVGTQCIGGGAPACDDADPCTDDGCEPAQGCTHVTRAGVSSATCVFERPTIDASCTAGIPGPIQKLLGQAESRLRSAETATKAAKRKRLLKAARSAAMQAQRMAEKRVRRGSLPPECGDAVSSTMTDLRTRIDDLL; translated from the coding sequence GACGGGGTGGAGGCGTGGAGGGCCGTGATCGCGGGGTCGGCGGGTGGCAACGACATCCTGCGCGACGTGCTCGTCATGAGCGGGGGCGACGTGGTCGTGCTCGGCCAGGTGGCGAACACGAATCTCGGGAACGACGGGGTCGTGGCGCGGCTCGTCGGGACGACGGGCGGCACGACGAGCCCGGGCTGGCGTGTCGACCTCGACGGCGGGAGTGCCGGCGCCGACAACGTCCGCGATGGCGCGCTCTTCGGCGACGACGTGATCGCGGTAGGATCGAGCACCCGGCCCGATGCGAAGGGTCCGTTCACGGTGTGGCGCCTCGCCGCCGCCGACGGTGCGATCGTGTGGCATTCGCACATCGACGGTGCAGGCGGTGTCGCGCGCGTGGTCGCGACGGCGGCGGACGCGATCTACGTCGCGGGGCACGTGACGGGGGCGGCGGGCACGGACATCGTCGTGGCGCGGCTCGACCCCGCCACCGGCGACGTCGGCTGGCACGTCGTCCTCACCGGCAGCGGGCACACGGGCGATGCGGTCGAGGCGATCGCGCTCGCCGGGACGCGCGTCGTGGTGGCGGGCGAGCTGAACGGGACCACGACCTCCCCGGACGTCGTCATCGCCGCGCTCGATGCCGCGACCGGCACCGAGTCCTGGCGGGGGACGCTCGACGGCACGGCGGCCGACGCGAACGATACGGACGGCGTGCTCGGGCTCGCGGTGGCTCCGGACGGCGGCGTCGTGGCCGCCGGCTCGCTCGCGAACACGGGGATGGCCACCGACGCCTTCGTCACCAAACGCGATCCGGCCGACGGTCGCGAGCTCTGGACGACGCAGATCGACGGCCCTGCGCACCGCACCGACGACGCGCGCGCGCTCGCGATCGACGCCGACGGCGACGTGGTCATCGCCGGTCGCATTCGCAGCGCGACCAACGACTTCGCGACCTTGAAGCTCGACGGCGCGACGGGGACCGAAACGTGGCGCGACCTCCTCGACGGGCAGGCCGCGGCTGCCGATCAGGCGCTCGCCGTCGCGATCGACGCGGCAGGCCACGTCGCCGCCGGCGGGTTCACGAACAACGGCGCCGGGGCCGACGAGCTCACGGTCGTGAAGCTCGCCAGCGCAACAGGCGGCAGCTTCCCATGCGGCGACGGCCACCAGGACGCGGGCGAGGCCTGCGACGACGCCAATCTCGCACTGGGCGACGGCTGCCGGCCGAACTGCACGCCGGAGATCTGCGGCGACGGGATCCGCGATCCCCAGGAGGCGTGCGACGGCGGGCTAGACACTCCGAACGACTGCTGCAGCGCTTCGTGCGAGATCGTGGGCGACGGGCTCCCCTGCGACGACGGCAACGCCTGCACGACCGAGGACGTCTGCCAGTCCGGGACGTGCACGGGCGGCGATCCGATCGTCTGTCCGCCGACCGATGCGCCGTGTGAAGAGTCGGCGTGCAACGCCGCGACCGGACAGTGCCACGACCGCCCCAAGGCGGGCGGATCGGCGTGCGACGACGGCAATGCCTGCACGGCGGGCGACCACTGCGTCGGCACGCAGTGCATCGGTGGCGGCGCCCCCGCGTGCGACGACGCCGATCCGTGCACCGACGACGGCTGCGAGCCCGCGCAGGGCTGTACCCACGTGACACGCGCCGGCGTGTCGTCGGCGACCTGTGTCTTCGAGCGCCCGACGATCGACGCGAGCTGCACCGCCGGCATTCCCGGCCCGATCCAGAAGCTCCTCGGCCAGGCCGAGAGTCGTCTGCGGAGCGCCGAGACCGCAACCAAAGCGGCCAAGCGCAAGCGCCTCCTGAAGGCGGCACGGAGCGCCGCCATGCAAGCGCAGCGGATGGCCGAGAAGCGCGTCCGCCGCGGCAGCCTCCCCCCCGAATGCGGCGACGCCGTCTCGTCGACGATGACCGACCTGCGCACCCGCATCGACGATCTTCTCTAG
- a CDS encoding NAD(+) synthase, with protein MPAVERGFLDVRAHGFARVAIVIPEVRVADPAYNVEAHLRMLAAARDEGAAYAVCPELGLSGYSCGDLFFQDTLLRATRDAIARLAQATHDWPMAISVGAPVAVDGTLFNCAVTMVGGHVVAVAPKSYPPNYREFYELRWFQPAAAAAADAIDLLDDTAPFGNDVLVELAGIPGFVLHTEICEDLWVPVPPSTIAALAGATVLANLSASNITIGKADYRRELVRMSAAKNLAAQLYSAAGYGESTSDLAWDGHGLVADRGELVAESERFVMGGSHVVADVDLLALAEDRMRQTSFGQNAAALARPARRVVVPLPRDGRAATVFDRLARRIHPLPFVPSDPAERDARCREIFLIKATSLARRLESLPENGRRVILGVSGGRDSTQALLVAIHAMDLLGLARANVVGITMPGFGTSEGTYRVACSLVRALGATLREVDVKPIASDVFAAIGHDPTIEDVTFENVQAWARKFVLFGAASRERGIDLGTGDLSELALGFATYGGDHMSHYGANAGVPKTLVSELIRWASETVFAKESAVAAALREVLATPISPELLRPRPDGSIAQRTEELVGPYELHDFFLYYFLRFGFGPRRIARMALHAFDGRYGLGEIRRWLLVFLRRFFASQFKRDCVPDSPKVGSGGSLSPRSDWRMPADASVAAWIAEAESIPQA; from the coding sequence ATGCCGGCCGTGGAACGTGGCTTTCTCGATGTCCGGGCGCACGGTTTCGCGCGCGTCGCGATCGTGATCCCCGAGGTCCGGGTCGCCGACCCGGCCTACAACGTCGAGGCACACCTCCGCATGCTGGCCGCGGCGCGCGACGAAGGCGCCGCGTACGCGGTCTGCCCCGAGCTCGGCCTCTCCGGCTACTCGTGCGGCGACCTCTTCTTCCAGGACACGCTCCTGCGCGCCACGCGCGACGCGATCGCACGGCTCGCGCAGGCGACGCACGACTGGCCCATGGCGATCTCCGTCGGCGCGCCGGTCGCCGTCGACGGCACGCTCTTCAACTGCGCGGTCACGATGGTGGGCGGGCACGTGGTCGCGGTCGCGCCGAAGTCGTATCCGCCGAACTACCGCGAGTTCTACGAGCTGCGCTGGTTCCAGCCGGCGGCGGCCGCGGCGGCCGACGCGATCGACCTCCTCGACGACACGGCACCCTTCGGCAACGACGTGCTGGTCGAGCTCGCCGGCATTCCCGGCTTCGTCCTCCACACCGAGATCTGCGAGGACCTCTGGGTTCCCGTGCCGCCGAGCACGATCGCCGCGCTCGCGGGCGCCACCGTGCTCGCGAACCTCTCGGCGTCGAACATCACGATCGGCAAGGCCGACTACCGGCGCGAGCTCGTCCGCATGTCGGCGGCCAAGAACCTCGCCGCGCAGCTCTACAGCGCCGCCGGCTACGGCGAGTCGACGTCGGACCTCGCCTGGGACGGCCACGGGCTGGTCGCCGATCGTGGCGAGCTGGTCGCCGAGAGCGAGCGCTTCGTCATGGGCGGCTCGCACGTCGTCGCCGACGTGGATCTGCTCGCGCTCGCCGAGGACCGCATGCGGCAGACGTCGTTCGGGCAGAACGCCGCCGCGCTCGCGCGCCCCGCACGCCGCGTGGTCGTGCCGCTGCCGCGCGACGGCCGTGCCGCGACCGTCTTCGATCGCCTGGCGCGCCGCATCCACCCGCTGCCGTTCGTGCCGAGCGATCCCGCCGAGCGCGACGCTCGCTGCCGCGAGATCTTCCTCATCAAGGCGACGTCGCTGGCGCGGCGCCTGGAGTCGCTGCCGGAAAACGGACGCCGGGTCATCCTCGGCGTGTCGGGCGGACGCGATTCGACCCAGGCCCTCCTCGTCGCGATCCACGCCATGGACCTCCTCGGGCTCGCGCGCGCGAACGTCGTCGGTATCACCATGCCGGGGTTCGGCACGTCGGAGGGCACCTATCGCGTCGCCTGCTCGCTCGTGCGCGCGCTCGGTGCCACGCTGCGCGAGGTCGACGTGAAGCCGATCGCGAGCGACGTCTTCGCTGCGATCGGCCACGACCCGACGATCGAGGACGTGACGTTCGAGAACGTGCAGGCATGGGCACGGAAGTTCGTGCTCTTCGGCGCCGCGTCGCGCGAGCGCGGCATCGACCTCGGCACCGGCGACCTCTCGGAGCTGGCGCTCGGCTTCGCCACCTACGGCGGCGACCACATGTCGCATTACGGCGCCAACGCCGGCGTGCCGAAGACGCTCGTCTCGGAGCTGATCCGCTGGGCGTCCGAGACCGTGTTCGCGAAGGAGTCGGCCGTCGCGGCGGCGCTGCGCGAGGTGCTCGCCACCCCGATCAGCCCGGAGCTGCTGCGCCCGCGTCCCGACGGCTCGATCGCGCAGCGCACCGAGGAGCTGGTCGGTCCCTACGAGCTGCACGACTTCTTCCTGTACTACTTCCTTCGTTTCGGCTTCGGCCCGCGCCGCATCGCCCGCATGGCGCTGCACGCGTTCGACGGCCGCTACGGCCTGGGCGAGATCCGCCGCTGGCTGCTCGTGTTCCTGCGGCGCTTCTTCGCGAGCCAGTTCAAGCGCGACTGCGTGCCGGACTCGCCGAAGGTCGGGTCGGGCGGCTCGCTCTCACCACGCAGCGACTGGCGCATGCCGGCCGACGCGTCGGTCGCCGCCTGGATCGCCGAGGCGGAATCGATCCCGCAGGCCTAG
- the infA gene encoding translation initiation factor IF-1, which yields MARDDLIQIKGVIAEALAGGNYRVKGDNGMDFIAKIGGRMRRYHIRVIPGDRVTIAVSPYDPTHGLIVFRG from the coding sequence TTGGCTCGCGACGATCTCATCCAGATAAAGGGCGTCATCGCCGAAGCGCTCGCCGGCGGCAACTACCGCGTGAAGGGCGACAACGGCATGGACTTCATCGCCAAGATCGGCGGGCGCATGCGGCGCTACCACATCCGGGTGATCCCGGGCGATCGCGTGACGATCGCCGTGTCGCCGTACGATCCCACGCACGGCCTGATCGTCTTCCGCGGCTGA